In Desulfosporosinus youngiae DSM 17734, the genomic stretch AGTCTACGCCTCAAGGTGCCAACCCTTTTTCGGCTTTGTTAATTACTTATTTAACGGCAGCCCTTCTGACCCTTCTGGCCTTTCCTTTTTATAAAACGGATAAGGGGTTTTTTCAATCCTTTAACGACTTAAATTGGACCAGCTTTGCTTTAGGTGCAGCGATAGTGGGCCTTGAATTGGGTTATCTGCTTGCCTACAGGGTGGGATGGAATATCAGTGTAGGTTCTTTGGTCGCTAATATTATTCTTGCTATTCTGCTTATTCCCGTGGGCATCCTCTTTTACAAAGAGGGCTTTTCGGTTAACCAGATTATTGGAGCGGCTTTTTGTTTGGTGGGATTGGTATTAATAAACAAGTAAAACTCTTGGTTCATTAACGTACTATTGCAGCAGCAGGGGAGACATACGATGGATTTATCAA encodes the following:
- a CDS encoding EamA family transporter; translated protein: MFMYFFPIALVVASNVVYNICQKSTPQGANPFSALLITYLTAALLTLLAFPFYKTDKGFFQSFNDLNWTSFALGAAIVGLELGYLLAYRVGWNISVGSLVANIILAILLIPVGILFYKEGFSVNQIIGAAFCLVGLVLINK